One genomic segment of Helianthus annuus cultivar XRQ/B chromosome 14, HanXRQr2.0-SUNRISE, whole genome shotgun sequence includes these proteins:
- the LOC110906781 gene encoding wall-associated receptor kinase-like 2 yields MGTNRAELSGGCFGLCRNVDVVPNGRCSGIGCCQTSIPDRLLYYNTTLHSLTRHSDVWHFNECGYCFLVEEGRFEFGGAAHLSTSYLDFAKRIESTMPVVVDWVIAPSESCATEVNSCKGNSSCYDVDGGGYRCKCNSGYEGNPYLDPGCQGVCVSIGVFFLVAISYVLYKVIKRTKKQRLRKRFFKRNGGLLLKQQEESDPSLVDKTIIFTTHELEKATDNFNENRILGRGGQGTVYKGMLVDGRIVAVKKSSIVDESQLGQFINEVVVLSQVNHKNVVKLLGCCLETDVPMLISEFIPNGTLYDCLHGEANGFPFSLNMILQIATEVAGALAYLHSATSIPIYHGDIKTSNILLDHKYRAKVSDFGTSRFVSIDKTHLTTSVKGTAGYIDPEYFQSSQFTEKSDVYSFGVVLIELLTREKPISLTRFGENRSLATYFVLAMEEGHVMSILDALVVKEGTRDEILALANLAMRCLNLKRRYRPTMKEVAMKLESIRTSHIPSTVQTNIKPILYGEEYLSLSPYGESSSTFLSFNDSNSG; encoded by the exons ATGGGGACAAATAGAGCCGAGTTGTCGGGTGGTTGTTTTGGACTATGTCGCAATGTAGATGTGGTGCCTAATGGGCGATGCTCGGGTATAGGATGTTGTCAAACATCTATACCCGACCGTCTCTTATATTACAATACTACACTTCACAGCTTAACAAGACACTCAGATGTGTGGCACTTCAATGAATGTGGTTATTGCTTTCTTGTTGAGGAAGGCAGGTTTGAGTTTGGTGGTGCCGCTCATTTATCCACTAGTTATCTAGACTTTGCAAAGAGGATAGAGTCCACTATGCCCGTTGTGGTTGATTGGGTAATCGCACCGAGTGAAAGTTGTGCAACTGAGGTTAACTCGTGCAAAGGAAACAGTTCCTGCTATGATGTAGATGGCGGTGGTTATCGTTGTAAATGCAATAGTGGTTACGAGGGTAACCCCTATCTTGATCCAGGTTGTCAAG GTGTTTGCGTAAGCATTGGTGTATTTTTTCTTGTTGCAATCAGCTATGTATTATATAAGGTGATCAAGAGAACAAAAAAACAAAGACTAAGAAAGAGGTTCTTTAAACGTAATGGTGGCTTACTTCTAAAACAACAAGAAGAATCTGATCCGTCTTTAGTTGATAAAACTATTATTTTCACAACTCATGAGTTAGAGAAGGCCACAGACAACTTCAATGAGAACAGAATTCTTGGTCGAGGAGGTCAAGGTACAGTTTATAAAGGGATGTTGGTCGATGGAAGGATTGTGGCGGTCAAGAAATCAAGTATTGTTGATGAAAGCCAATTAGGGCAGTTCATCAATGAGGTGGTCGTCCTCTCCCAAGTTAATCATAAAAACGTGGTAAAATTGTTGGGATGTTGCTTAGAGACAGACGTCCCTATGCTCATATCTGAATTCATTCCAAATGGTACCTTGTATGATTGTCTTCATGGTGAGGCTAATGGGTTCCCATTTTCTTTGAACATGATATTGCAAATAGCTACAGAGGTTGCAGGAGCACTTGCCTACCTGCATTCAGCAACTTCTATTCCAATATACCATGGGGACATCAAAACGAGCAATATACTTTTGGATCACAAATACAGAGCCAAAGTTTCCGACTTCGGAACTTCAAGGTTCGTCTCAATAGATAAAACTCATTTGACTACCTCAGTCAAAGGTACGGCTGGCTACATAGATCCTGAGTATTTTCAATCTAGTCAGTTCACTGAAAAGAGTGATGTCTATAGTTTTGGAGTTGTTTTGATTGAACTGTTAACAAGAGAAAAACCAATTTCCCTTACGAGATTTGGTGAAAACAGAAGTTTAGCTACATATTTTGTGTTGGCTATGGAAGAAGGGCATGTTATGTCTATCTTGGATGCATTGGTCGTAAAGGAAGGTACTAGGGATGAGATCTTGGCACTAGCTAACCTTGCAATGCGATGCTTGAATCTGAAAAGGAGGTATAGGCCAACAATGAAAGAAGTAGCTATGAAGTTAGAATCCATACGAACATCTCACATACCCTCTACGGTTCAAACAAATATCAAGCCCATTTTGTATGGGGAGGAATATTTGTCGTTGTCACCATATGGAGAGTCATCATCAACATTCTTGAGTTTCAATGATAGCAATAGTGGATGA